The following is a genomic window from Aphelocoma coerulescens isolate FSJ_1873_10779 unplaced genomic scaffold, UR_Acoe_1.0 HiC_scaffold_193, whole genome shotgun sequence.
acccccagtgacccccctcTGACTCCCAGTgagccccagtgacccccagtgagccctcccagtgtcccccagtgtccccagtgaccccccaagTGACCCCCCCATAGGAccccccgagtgacccccactgagccccagtgacccccagtgaccgCTCattgccccagccccgcccccagTGACCCCACCCCTCTGTGACCCCGCCCCCAGGGCTGTTGGTGGCGGGGATTGGCCACGCCCCGtgtgggggcggggccgcgggggcggggcctctGGCAGGAGGCTCCACCCCCGAAGGTGTTTGGGGCGGGGCCAGCGCAGAGGCtccgcccccccggccccgcctgcgggagctgctgcagcgTCACCTGGTGGAGGAGCGGGTGGAGGCCTGGGTAcggtgagtgaccactgaccacaCTGACCACTGACCATTACTGACCACTGACCGCCCTGTAACCACCTGAGTCCCCCTTGGGTGCTGTGAGTGACCACTGATCGTATGCGACCCCCTGTGACCCTTTGTGATCCCCGCTGTGACCGTTGACCCCTGCCCGCTGACCGCTGTGCCCCTGTCCGCAGGGAGGTCAGCGCGGGGCCGCACGGGGCGGGCTCGGGGCGTGGCCGGGCTTTGGCCCAATCGGTGCTGAGCGCCCTGGCGGAGGCGGGGCTGACCCAGGCCTGGAGCCGTCCGCAGCGCCTCCCCCTCCCGATAAGGTaatggggggtctgggggtcatTCGGGTGGCCTGGGGGGTCACGGGGGATTCAGGGGGTCAAAAGTCCCTGGGGTCATTCGGGGTGGTCAGAGCTCATTGGGTGACCCTGACCCTGTGACCTTTGACCCCAGGGGCGAGGTGACCCTGCGCTGGGTGGGGCCGGAGGGGGAGGAGCTCGAGCGGCTCCCCCTTGACCCCGACGCTTTCTGCGCCTGGAGTGCCCCCGGCAATGCCACAGTGAgcgctgacccctgacccctgacccctgaccGCTGACCACTGATGACCACTGACTGCTGACCCGCAGGGGGGGCTGGTTTACGGCCACTACGGCCGCCCCCAGGACCtggcccagctgcgggcccggGGGGTCTCAGCCAGGGGTCACCTGATGCTGCTGCGGCTGGGGAGGGGCAGCCCCGCCCAGAAGGTGAGACCCTCAAACTGGGGGGGCTGTGAGGGGGAAGACCCCAACCCTAAAGTTGAGCCCCCAAATTTGGCGGTggaggggtggatttgggtcccccatgtccccagtgtcccccctcgCAGGTGGCGGCcgcagcgggggcgggggccgtggGGGTCCTGCTGTACCCGGACCCCCAGGACACGGCTGGACCTGGGGGTGGTCCTGGCCTAGGAGGGGACACGGCCGTGACCGTCCACGTGAGtagggggggctgggggaacgttggggggtctggggtggaCATTGGGAGATctcggggggtctggggggtctggggtggaCATTGGGGATtcggaggggctggggggacattgggggtgaCATTGGGTtcctggggggtcctgatggggacactgggggaaaCATCGTGAATTCCAGAGggctgggaggacactggggggcctgggggagcccagggggatttggggcggatttggggggattgcagggggctgggggtcagttttggggatGGGAGAGGTCTCTGAGGGTCTTGGGGTCAGATCTGGGGGCtccgggggaatttgggtggggcTGAGTGGAGGTTGGAGGCTCAGGGGAGCCTGGGGGTGATTGGGGGGTCCGGAGgggtaatttggggaggggtcggggTCTATGTCCCCGCAGGtgcaggaggggccgggggacCCCTTCAGCCGGGGGTTCCCCTCCTTCAGCGGCCGCgttccccccgggacccccccggggtcGCCCCCGATCCCCGTCCACCCCGTGAGCGCCGGCACGGCCGCGCGGCTGCTGCGGTATGGGAGACTGCTCCTCAGATCTGGGACCCACAAatctgggacccctccccaaaacctgggACCCCCTCGAACCTGAAAcctcccccagatcccccctgACCCATCTCCCCCATCATTtcagggttttggggttcctaaGCCCCCCAACCCATCTCCCCCTCCCAATTtcagggtcctggggggtccccgagcccccccgcACTGGATCCCACCCGGGCggggcctgggggggtccctgcagTTCCTGccccgcccgggggggcggcggcTGCAGCTGAGCATGGGCGGGGGGACGCAGCCCGGGACCCTCACCAGCGTCTTCGGGGCCCTGCGGGGGCGGCTCGAGCCCGGTGAGGGGCAGGACCGAACGGGGTGTGGTCACCTGGGTGTGGTCATTTGGGGTGTGGCCAATGCAGGGTCATTGTGGGGTGTGGTCAGAGTGGTCACAACATGGGCGTGGTCATGGGGAGGGGGGCGTGGCCAGAGGAGGGTGAGGCAATGGCGATAATGGAGGTGGACGGGCGTGGCTGAGCTGGGTGTGGTCATTTGGGTGTGGTCATTTAGGGTGTGGTCATTTAGGGTGTGGTCATTTAGGGTGTGGCCAAACGGGGTGTGGTCCGTGGGGGGTGCGGTGGGGAAAgaaatgggcggggccaagGGGTGGGACATGTGCTTGGGTGTGGCCAGAGGAGGCGTGGCCTCCCTGATGCTGGCCCCGCCCAGACTGTTACGTCATCGTGGGGGCACGCCGCGATTCgctggggccgggggcggcggccTCGGGCGTGGGCACCGCCCTCCTGCTGGAGCTCGCCCGGTTCTTCGCCGCCATTGGCCGAGAGGGTGAGAGGGCGTGGCTGGGCGTGGctggggcagggccggggcggggctgggggtccctAGTTTGGGTAGGGGGGCTGAAATTGGGGAATTTCAGGTCCTGGGGGGTTATGGGGGATCCCAAATTGAGGGGGGACTCAgagggggtccccagggtggggtgggggtggtcCCAAATGGGGGGGGGTcatggggggaggaggggatttCCCTGCATTTCCTGGGTGTCCCCCACTTTTGCTGGGGGTCTCCCCCACCTCCGAGTGATCCCCAGACCCCTCTGGGCCCCCCCCGGATCCCTCCCCCAGGGTTCCAGCTCCGCCGGACGCTGCTCTTCGTCAGCTGGGATGGCGGCGAGTTCGGACATTTGGGGGCCACCGAGTGGCTCGAGGTGACCGCGACTCCCTCCAATGTCCCTGTGGTAGCCTCAGTGGCCTCAGTGacccccccaatgacccctcCGGCCCCCCCAGGGCTACCCCGACCTCCTCCACACCAAAGTCGCCGCCTACATCAGCCTGGaccaggcagtgctgggtgcGCCCCGACCCCTCCCGCAGCctgcattttggggggggtgtctccacccctcccccactctgCTGACCCCGCTgacctctcccctcccccacccaggGGCCGAGCGGTTGGTGGTCAGGACCAGCCCCACCCTGGTCAATCTCATCGAGAGCGCCCTGgagcaggtgggggaggggcaggggcaggggtgggggaggagcGGGCTGTGAGGGAGGGGCCGCTCCCCCCAATCACCCCggacaccccccaccccccaaaaaaaggtgGAGAGCCCAAACGAGGCCGGGAAAagcctcctggagcagctgacGCGGCCAGGCCGGGTCTGGGAGAGCGACGTGTGAGtgaggacagctggggacaccggggacaccgcggacacctgtgtcacaccccgcccgtgtccctctgtcccacccctgtcccccccccatgtccccgcaGGGTCCGTCCCTTGTCCCCTGACTGCGGCGCTTTTCCCTTCACGGCTGCCGCGGGGGTCCCGGCGCTGGAGCTCGGCTTTGATGAGGTGGGACCcccgagtgtccctgagtgtccccgagtgtccccgagtgttcctgtgccacccctgtgtccccctgtccctgtcctcgGCTGTGTCCCCATGGCTCACGCCCTCTCGCTGACCGTGTCCCCCCGGCCCCATgtcccccgaaatcccccacgTCCCCTGTCCCCCGCAGGCCGTGCCCGGTGGCTCCCGTGCGGCGCTGGGGACCCGCGAGGACACCCTGGGGCGCCTGGGGGGGCGGCTGCGGGGGCGGCTGCCCGCGGTGGCCCGGGCAGTGGCTGCGGTGGccgcccagctcctgctgcgcCTGGGCCACGACCCCCGGCTGCCCCTGGACCCTGGTGCGCTCGGGGACGCGCTGGTCCGGCAGCTGGCCCCGCTCCAGgtcagaccagtacagaccagtatggcactgggagggcactgggagggcgctgggggacactggggaacatggggtggcactggggggttCACTGCTGTCCCACCTGATGCCTCTCTGGGtcagaccagtataaaccagtccatcccagtacaacccagtataacccagtccagttcatcccagtacaACCCACTataacccagtataacccagtccagtccatcccagtacaACCCACTataacccagtataacccagtgcaGTCCATCCCAGTACAACCCACTataacccagtataacccagtccagtccatcccagtacaACCCACTataacccagtataacccagtccagttcatcccagtacaaacc
Proteins encoded in this region:
- the TFR2 gene encoding transferrin receptor protein 2, with the protein product METLRRCFRARPPGGGPVSYSRHRDPRGENEEEEEEEEEAEPTVQLPRPRPRRKPRPQPRLWLHPLATLALGSATAFLLGLLVAGIGHAPCGGGAAGAGPLAGGSTPEGVWGGASAEAPPPRPRLRELLQRHLVEERVEAWVREVSAGPHGAGSGRGRALAQSVLSALAEAGLTQAWSRPQRLPLPIRGEVTLRWVGPEGEELERLPLDPDAFCAWSAPGNATGGLVYGHYGRPQDLAQLRARGVSARGHLMLLRLGRGSPAQKVAAAAGAGAVGVLLYPDPQDTAGPGGGPGLGGDTAVTVHVQEGPGDPFSRGFPSFSGRVPPGTPPGSPPIPVHPVSAGTAARLLRVLGGPRAPPHWIPPGRGLGGSLQFLPRPGGRRLQLSMGGGTQPGTLTSVFGALRGRLEPDCYVIVGARRDSLGPGAAASGVGTALLLELARFFAAIGREGFQLRRTLLFVSWDGGEFGHLGATEWLEGYPDLLHTKVAAYISLDQAVLGAERLVVRTSPTLVNLIESALEQVESPNEAGKSLLEQLTRPGRVWESDVVRPLSPDCGAFPFTAAAGVPALELGFDEAVPGGSRAALGTREDTLGRLGGRLRGRLPAVARAVAAVAAQLLLRLGHDPRLPLDPGALGDALVRQLAPLQARGLSLQCLSSARGGVVRAAASLRRDMSGSDSSNERLNRGFNARLMAAEASLLSPFVSPLVTPFRHVLLGRGGHTLPALVAELGTAGTRRDSARLRLALLAWTLRGTAGALAGDSWDCGDLGDRGGLGDNGDCGDMGGSGDIGDIGDHGGVGDREDFGDSWGGLGDIGDSRAREDTWDYGDTWERGGPRDSKGDLGDSGSHGDTRDRGGPW